One window of Equus caballus isolate H_3958 breed thoroughbred chromosome 3, TB-T2T, whole genome shotgun sequence genomic DNA carries:
- the CES3 gene encoding carboxylesterase 3 isoform X1 gives MGTLVRTGSRVLVWVACLLLAFPATPPGSEITQPEVDTTLGQVRGRQVGVKGTDRLVNVFLGIPFAQPPLGPGRFSAPRPAQSWEGVRDASTAPPMCLQDLERMNNGRFVLNGKHQIFPISEDCLILNIYSPAEATAGAGKPVMVWIHGGALLLGAATSQDGSALAAYGDVVVVTVQYRLGLPGFFSTGDKHAAGNWGFLDVVAALHWVQGNITPFGGDPNSVTIFGGSAGACIVSALVLSPLAAGLFHRAIAQSGVITQPGLLDSDPWPLAQSFADFLACSSNSSAEMVQCLRQKASKELILPKTMRITAAYTIDGTFFPKTPKELLRERRFHSVPFLLGVNNHEFGWLIPRGWGILDKMEQMNVEDVLATLRPYLTKLDVPHEVMSTIMDEYQGSRSHAHAKREAFQELLSDIILNFPILNFSRNLRDSGVSVFFYEFQHRPSSFVKIKPAWVKADHGAETAFIFGGPFLTDESSTLAFPEATEEEKQLSLTMMAQWTHFARTGNPNGEGLPSWPPFNQSEQYLEISVVPRVSEKLREAQRRFWEEIYPTKIRQREQKQKGSKAQEEL, from the exons ATGGGAACACTGGTAAGAACTGGATCCAGGGTCTTGGTCTGGGTGGCCTGTCTGCTCCTGGCATTCCCCGCCACACCCCCTG GGTCAGAGATCACTCAGCCTGAAGTGGACACTACCCTGGGCCAAGTGCGAGGCCGGCAGGTGGGCGTGAAGGGCACAGACCGCCTTGTGAATGTCTTCCTGGGCATCCCGTTCGCCCAGCCACCACTGGGGCCTGGCCGGTTCTCAGCCCCACGCCCAGCGCAGTCCTGGGAAGGTGTGCGAGATGCTAGCACTGCTCCCCCAAT GTGCCTGCAAGATCTGGAGAGAATGAACAACGGCAGATTCGTGCTGAATGGAAAGCACCAGATCTTCCCTATTTCGGAGGACTGCCTGATCCTCAACATCTATAGCCCAGCTGAGGCCACAGCAGGGGCCGGGAAGCCG GTCATGGTATGGATCCACGGGGGCGCTCTCTTGCTTGGCGCTGCCACCTCCCAGGATGGGTCAGCCCTGGCCGCCTATGGGGATGTGGTAGTGGTCACAGTCCAGTACCGCCTAGGGCTCCCTGGCTTCTTCAG CACTGGGGACAAGCACGCAGCTGGTAACTGGGGCTTCCTAGATGTGGTGGCTGCTCTGCACTGGGTACAGGGGAACATCACCCCCTTTGGGGGTGACCCGAACTCTGTCACCATTTTTGGAGGATCAGCTGGTGCCTGCATTGTCTCTGCCCTG GTCCTGTCCCCGCTGGCTGCAGGGTTGTTCCACAGAGCCATAGCACAGAGTGGAGTCATCACCCAGCCAGGGTTACTGGATTCTGACCCTTGGCCTCTGGCTCAG AGCTTCGCAGACTTCTTGGCCTGCAGCTCCAACTCCTCAGCTGAGATGGTACAGTGCCTTCGTCAGAAGGCAAGCAAAGAGCTGATCCTTCCCAAGACGATG AGAATTACAGCTGCCTACACCATTGATGGCACCTTCTTTCCCAAGACCCCCAAGGAGCTCCTGAGGGAGAGGCGGTTCCACTCTGTGCCCTTCCTCCTGGGTGTCAACAATCACGAGTTTGGCTGGCTTATCCCCAGG GGCTGGGGTATCCTGGACAAGATGGAGCAGATGAACGTGGAAGACGTACTGGCCACGTTGAGGCCCTACTTAACCAAACTG GATGTGCCCCATGAGGTGATGTCCACCATCATGGACGAATACCAAGGCAGCAGATCACACGCACATGCCAAACGCGAGGCCTTCCAGGAACTGTTGAGCGACATTATCCTAAACTTTCCCATTTTGAATTTCTCAAGAAACCTCCGAG ATTCTGGGGTCTCTGTCTTTTTCTATGAGTTCCAGCATCGGCCCAGTTCCTTTGTGAAGATCAAGCCAGCCTGGGTGAAGGCTGATCATGGGGCTGAGACTGCCTTCATTTTCGGGGGCCCCTTCCTCACAGATGAGAGCTCCACACTGG CCTTTCCAGAAGccacagaggaggagaagcagctgagTCTCACCATGATGGCCCAGTGGACCCACTTTGCCCGGACAGG GAACCCCAATGGCGAGGGGCTGCCTTCTTGGCCCCCATTCAACCAGTCAGAGCAATACCTGGAAATCAGCGTGGTGCCACGGGTCAGCGAAAAGCTAAGGGAAGCCCAAAGGCGGTTCTGGGAAGAGATATATCCCACCAAGATCCGGCAGCGGGAGCAGAAGCAGAAGGGCAGCAAGGCCCAGGAGGAGCTCTGA
- the CES3 gene encoding carboxylesterase 3 isoform X2 — translation MCLQDLERMNNGRFVLNGKHQIFPISEDCLILNIYSPAEATAGAGKPVMVWIHGGALLLGAATSQDGSALAAYGDVVVVTVQYRLGLPGFFSTGDKHAAGNWGFLDVVAALHWVQGNITPFGGDPNSVTIFGGSAGACIVSALVLSPLAAGLFHRAIAQSGVITQPGLLDSDPWPLAQSFADFLACSSNSSAEMVQCLRQKASKELILPKTMRITAAYTIDGTFFPKTPKELLRERRFHSVPFLLGVNNHEFGWLIPRGWGILDKMEQMNVEDVLATLRPYLTKLDVPHEVMSTIMDEYQGSRSHAHAKREAFQELLSDIILNFPILNFSRNLRDSGVSVFFYEFQHRPSSFVKIKPAWVKADHGAETAFIFGGPFLTDESSTLAFPEATEEEKQLSLTMMAQWTHFARTGNPNGEGLPSWPPFNQSEQYLEISVVPRVSEKLREAQRRFWEEIYPTKIRQREQKQKGSKAQEEL, via the exons AT GTGCCTGCAAGATCTGGAGAGAATGAACAACGGCAGATTCGTGCTGAATGGAAAGCACCAGATCTTCCCTATTTCGGAGGACTGCCTGATCCTCAACATCTATAGCCCAGCTGAGGCCACAGCAGGGGCCGGGAAGCCG GTCATGGTATGGATCCACGGGGGCGCTCTCTTGCTTGGCGCTGCCACCTCCCAGGATGGGTCAGCCCTGGCCGCCTATGGGGATGTGGTAGTGGTCACAGTCCAGTACCGCCTAGGGCTCCCTGGCTTCTTCAG CACTGGGGACAAGCACGCAGCTGGTAACTGGGGCTTCCTAGATGTGGTGGCTGCTCTGCACTGGGTACAGGGGAACATCACCCCCTTTGGGGGTGACCCGAACTCTGTCACCATTTTTGGAGGATCAGCTGGTGCCTGCATTGTCTCTGCCCTG GTCCTGTCCCCGCTGGCTGCAGGGTTGTTCCACAGAGCCATAGCACAGAGTGGAGTCATCACCCAGCCAGGGTTACTGGATTCTGACCCTTGGCCTCTGGCTCAG AGCTTCGCAGACTTCTTGGCCTGCAGCTCCAACTCCTCAGCTGAGATGGTACAGTGCCTTCGTCAGAAGGCAAGCAAAGAGCTGATCCTTCCCAAGACGATG AGAATTACAGCTGCCTACACCATTGATGGCACCTTCTTTCCCAAGACCCCCAAGGAGCTCCTGAGGGAGAGGCGGTTCCACTCTGTGCCCTTCCTCCTGGGTGTCAACAATCACGAGTTTGGCTGGCTTATCCCCAGG GGCTGGGGTATCCTGGACAAGATGGAGCAGATGAACGTGGAAGACGTACTGGCCACGTTGAGGCCCTACTTAACCAAACTG GATGTGCCCCATGAGGTGATGTCCACCATCATGGACGAATACCAAGGCAGCAGATCACACGCACATGCCAAACGCGAGGCCTTCCAGGAACTGTTGAGCGACATTATCCTAAACTTTCCCATTTTGAATTTCTCAAGAAACCTCCGAG ATTCTGGGGTCTCTGTCTTTTTCTATGAGTTCCAGCATCGGCCCAGTTCCTTTGTGAAGATCAAGCCAGCCTGGGTGAAGGCTGATCATGGGGCTGAGACTGCCTTCATTTTCGGGGGCCCCTTCCTCACAGATGAGAGCTCCACACTGG CCTTTCCAGAAGccacagaggaggagaagcagctgagTCTCACCATGATGGCCCAGTGGACCCACTTTGCCCGGACAGG GAACCCCAATGGCGAGGGGCTGCCTTCTTGGCCCCCATTCAACCAGTCAGAGCAATACCTGGAAATCAGCGTGGTGCCACGGGTCAGCGAAAAGCTAAGGGAAGCCCAAAGGCGGTTCTGGGAAGAGATATATCCCACCAAGATCCGGCAGCGGGAGCAGAAGCAGAAGGGCAGCAAGGCCCAGGAGGAGCTCTGA